From Megalops cyprinoides isolate fMegCyp1 chromosome 18, fMegCyp1.pri, whole genome shotgun sequence, one genomic window encodes:
- the LOC118793068 gene encoding neuronal acetylcholine receptor subunit alpha-3-like: METNLWLRHIWNDYKLRWSPMEYDGIEFIRVPSNKIWRPDIVLYNNAVGDFLVEDKTKALLKYDGTVTWVPPAIFKSSCPMDITYFPFDYQNCSMKFGSWTYDKAKIDLVLIGSKVNLKDFWESGEWEIIDAPGYKHDIKYNCCEEIYPDITYSFYIRRLPLFYTINLIIPCLLISFLTVLVFYLPSDCGEKVTLCISVLLSLTVFLLVITETIPSTSLVIPLIGEYLLFTMIFVTLSIVITVFVLNVHYRTPTTHTMPAWVRSVFLGVLPRVMLMRRPIDQQEALKSSGGSSGCGSLSCADGICKGGCGGGGGGGGSGGKKRKSSARQQDSVNCLEYGENKVAAGDPKKCPCQQGKEAPEAPEPGKLARQLSPQPINAVVAFSVVSPEIKQAIESVKYIAENMRSRNKAKEVEDDWKYVAMVIDRIFLWVFVLVCVLGTLGLFLQPLIGFFT, encoded by the exons ATGGAGACGAATCTCTGGCTGAGACAT ATTTGGAATGACTACAAGCTGAGGTGGTCTCCAATGGAGTACGATGGAATCGAATTCATACGCGTCCCTTCCAATAAGATATGGAGACCTGACATTGTGTTATATAACAA TGCTGTGGGGGATTTCTTGGTGGAAGACAAAACCAAGGCCCTGCTGAAGTACGATGGCACAGTGACCTGGGTCCCGCCGGCCATCTTCAAGAGCTCCTGCCCGATGGACATCACCTACTTCCCCTTTGACTACCAGAACTGCTCCATGAAGTTCGGCTCCTGGACCTACGACAAGGCCAAGATCGACCTGGTGCTGATCGGGTCCAAGGTCAACCTCAAGGACTTCTGGGAGAGCGGGGAGTGGGAGATCATCGACGCGCCGGGCTACAAGCACGACATCAAGTACAACTGCTGTGAGGAGATCTACCCGGACATCACCTACTCTTTCTACATCCGCCGCCTCCCGCTTTTCTACACCATCAACCTCATCATCCCCTGCCTGCTCATCTCCTTCCTGACCGTGCTGGTCTTCTACCTGCCCTCGGACTGCGGCGAGAAGGTCACCCTCTGCATATCAgtcctgctgtctctcaccGTGTTCCTGCTGGTCATCACCGAGACCATCCCATCCACCTCGCTGGTCATCCCGCTGATCGGCGAGTACCTGCTCTTCACTATGATCTTCGTCACGCTCTCCATCGTCATCACCGTCTTCGTGCTCAACGTGCACTACCGCACGCCCACCACCCACACCATGCCCGCCTGGGTGCGCTCCGTCTTCCTGGGCGTGCTGCCCCGGGTCATGCTGATGCGCCGGCCCATCGACCAGCAGGAGGCGCTAAAGAGCAGCGGGGGCAGCAGCGGCTGTGGTAGCTTGAGTTGCGCGGACGGGATCTGCAAGGGGggttgtggaggaggaggaggaggaggagggagtggaGGCAAGAAGCGGAAGAGCAGCGCCCGCCAGCAGGACTCTGTGAACTGCCTGGAGTACGGGGAGAACAAGGTGGCGGCCGGCGACCCCAAGAAGTGCCCGTGCCAGCAGGGCAAGGAGGCCCCCGAGGCCCCGGAGCCGGGGAAGCTGGCCCGGCAGCTGAGCCCGCAGCCCATCAACGCGGTGGTGGCCTTCTCCGTGGTGTCGCCCGAGATCAAGCAGGCCATCGAGAGCGTCAAGTACATCGCCGAGAACATGCGGAGCCGCAACAAGGCCAAAGAG